The Plasmodium vivax chromosome 12, whole genome shotgun sequence genomic interval GGACAACggagaaatttttaacaaagaaATTGATGCTTTAAAGAAACAGATTGACCAGTTGCACCAGCATGGTGGGGGAAACGAAGGGGAGAGTTTAGGCCACCTTTTAGAAAGCGAAGCCGCAGACGATTCGGGAAAGAAAACCATTTTTGGTGTGGACGAAGACGATCTGGATAACTACGACGCGGACTTCATCGGGCAGAGCAAAGGCAAAATTAAAGGGCAAGCGGACACAACCGCCGTAGCTAAACCCCCCACAGGCAGTGGGGCAGGGGCTCATGGGAGTCACTCACCTCCCAAACCAAGTGTACTGGTAGTGCCTGGCAAATCTGGTAAAGAGGACAGTGTGGCCACATTGGAAAACGGGTATGAAAGTATCCATGGAGAAGATGAGCCACGGGAAGATTCCACGTCACATGATAGTCCACCCGCTCTTCCAGTGGGACGATCAGAAGGGGACTCCTCTGCGTCAGGAGGGGGCACAGAGGGCCAACAACCAGATCCTGCTTCTGCACGAGGAAGTCAAGCATCAGGCGGAAGAGGCGGAGGAGACCAAACAAATACGACCCAACCTGCTGGAGGTCAACAATCGTCCTCTGCAGCAAGATCTCTACAAGCACCCCATGCAGGAGATTCACAACTACCCAATGCAGGAGGAGATCCACAATCGCCCGCTGCAGCAGGGCATCAACAACCGCCCACTTCACCCCCAGCAAACAATGAAGGAACAACTGTAACTCAGGAATCAGCATTGGCAGCCACTCCACCAAAAGGCACCGCTGACTCGAACGATGCGAAAATTAAGTACTTAGATAAGCTCTATGATGAGGTTCTAACCACGTCAGACAATACCAGCGGGATCCACGTGCCGGACTACCACAGCAAATACAACACGATAAGGCAGAAGTATGAATATAGCATGAACCCAGTGGAGTATGAAATTGTGAAGAATCTTTTTAACGTCGGTTTTAAGAATGATGGGGCGGCATCTTCAGATGCTACTCCCCTAGTtgacgtttttaaaaaagcgttAGCTGACGAGAAATTTCAGGCCGAATTTGACAACTTTGTGCACGGGCTGTATGGATTTGCTAAAAGACACAGCTACTTAAGTGAGGCACGAATGAAGGACAATAAACTCTACTCCGATTTGCTGAAGAACGCCATCAGCTTGATGAGCACTCTTCAGGTGAGTTGATAGGCGAGTAGGGCATTCCTCAGATGGGTTCCCCTTCGGTATGCTCCGAAGATGATCACCAGGAGTAACGCCCCTCCAAGATGGCCATCAGATGAGCATACATTTTAACGATACGCAATCAGTTgcacgtttttattttttacaatgtgCTATTCTGATGAGGGTAAATGGAACCTTCGCTTTAACGTTGAACGCATGCACGTGGGGGAATCACGCAGAGGGGCACGCTGTAATCCCCACAGTTTTGACGATTTACGCTTTTGGAGAGGaagattttccttttttttaattttttgttgtttttccgttttatttcgttttttttgtgtttttccgttttgaGGGGGTTTTCCGTTTTGGggtgtttttcctttttttggggtttttcttcgtttttttttcctcttttttttttttctttttcttttttttttttttttttcctatttttagCCCCCTTCTAGTGCACTCATAACATTGCTCCCTTTTAACGGCCCAACTGATTAGTTAGTCCACATTCTCTAACCTGCATGGCATGTATGACCGTAAAGAATGAGCTCATGTCGGCATACTTTGACTCTtacctctttttaaaaaaaaaaaaaaaaaagcaaaagcgtGCGAACTGCTCAGTCATTCCATTTCTGACGCATAGTAAATCGCAGCACGCGGGAAGGAAGCAAACTCAAATGTACATTTGGTTTagttgcaaaaagggaggagcaTACCAACGTAGCGAATGgtttattcttttatgtTTTCTGCTCGAATGTTCAAATTGCCAATTGGTGAAAATCCAATGGTAGGAATGGGAATGTTTTATCGACCAGCCCCGTAACTTTGGGAAGCCTTTACGTCGGTTTTTTACAGCCACgatatttatcatatatttgGCTAACTTCGCTGtgagagttttttttttttttttttttttttcaattagcTGGTGTGTAATCCTGAGGGGTTACGAATGTAAGGAAGCACTGCTCGATTATTCCGTCGCTCGTTCACTCGGCCGCTAGCTTATTCGGCCGCTTGCTTTTTCTACCGCTGGCTTATTCAGCCGTtaactttcttttttttcgcgttccCACTGAGGATCCTACGAAGAGCGCGTTGCTACTTGCGCGTTGCGACAAATTTGGGATACTCGTACGCACAGTTGGCTCTCCCTCGTTGGTGCCTCGCATCACCCAGAATTGGCCACTTGAGGGGATCCTCTGCCCGCGTTTGTTCAGCTGCCCTGATTGGGCGCTGCTCTTTTAGCGCTACATCGTAGTCCTTCCCCGAGAGCGCTATTTCCGCAGCTACTCTGACAGCGATTCTTCCGCTGCTACTCCGAGAGCGATTTTTCTACTGCTACTCCGAGAGCGATTTTTCTACTGCTACTCCGAGAGCTATTTTCCTACTGCTGCTCCCTCACCGCAATGAAGGGCCGAATCGTGCTGGTCTCgtgcctcctcctgctcTGCGCAGGGCCAGTCCTGGGAGATGATGACAAAAAGGATAAGGAAAACGAACACAAGGAGGACGCAGATAAGAAGAACAACGATGAGTTGAAAACGCTCAAAGGGAAGCTTCAAAAGATAAGGGTTCAAATTAAGGATGATAAATTACCCCAGAAAATCAGCGAAGAGCAAATTTCggtattaaagaaaaagctGGAGGACtttaaaaacttaaaaaGTGAGCATGAGGCGAAATTGGCGTCCGAGAAGGGGGATACCTCTGCAGGAGGTGAGGGCGAATTGGGCCTTAGCGATAAGGAGTTCGTTGGGCAGAACGTCAAGGCGAATGGGGACGCAGCAGGGGTGAGTGGTGAACAGGGAGCAAGTGGAGGCAGTGGCCAGGGTGAAGCGGGTCCTTCATCACCCGCAGATGAGCAAGATGATGACAATGAGGCAGTTCAATGGGGGCCCGCCACTGAAGAGGTTGTTGCAGAAGCGATGAGTGATGAAGGTCCACAAGAGCAAGGAGCGGAGGGAGGTCCATCCAATCCAACAGATGATCAAGCTGAAGAAGCTACTCCAGGGCCGAGTAAACCAGCTTCGGGCGCATCGGGTAGTCAGGGAGCTTCGGATAGTTCGAACGATTCCGCAGAGCCCACAAGCGCAGCCGCAGCAGCTGCACCAGCCGGGCCAACCGCTGCAGCCGCTTCACCGCAAGTCAAGCACGTGGACACCCTGTGCGACGAGCTACTCGCAggagagaataaaaaaaatgtgctggACGAAGGAGAGGACCACAGCCAGTATAACATTTTTAGAAAGCAATACGACAAGATGGTCTTAAATAAAACCGAATATAATATCAGCCTGAAGTTGCTAGACACTATGTTGACGAATGGTCAGgtggaaagggaaaagaaaaatacgcTAATAAAGACGTTTAAGAAAGCTCTGTATGATAAGCAGTACAGTGAGAAGCTTAGAAACCTCATCTCCGGAGTTTATGCATTCGCTAAGAGAAACAACTTTATTGATGGGGACAAGGTGAAGGAGGGAGACTACAGCAAGTTGTTCGAATATATAGGCTGCATGATGAACACCCTTGAGCTTTAGGAGCGTACCCGTTTGTGCGTGCGCTTGTGTGTAAGCTTGTGATGGCGGGACTGGCCGGTTTAATGCTGTGCGGAgaatgggaagaagcaaccGGGGGGCGCGACCCACGTGGCTGCAAATGAAGCGGCCTGAGGAGTGGAGGTGATGGGGTGATTAGTGAGCGCCCCGtttgttcctccttttgcaCGGCTGCTTTTGCGCCCTCTTCCTGTTTCTTCGCTTGTTTTTTCGCTTGTTTTTTCGCCTCTCTctcttccgctttttttttctttttttttcttttttttttttttttgacttcTCCGCTTAACACTTGGCAGACTTCTCATCACATTAAACTTGCACTCCCATAAAGGGATGCTCAAGAGGCATGCCCAGTTGGGTGGGGCGGCGGCGTAGCAcacgttttattttcctccccgTGAGTACCACGCCGCTTTGTTAAATATCCCATGTTGGGACGCCTCAACGTGGTGGGCACCGATCGAGGGGTCTTTTCTCCAATACGTCCAATCGACGCGGAGGGAAATTAAATTGCTTACGATGCGATCTGCCACAAGGCGTAGCTTCAGGtgatgaatttattttatttattttttttttttttcccttttttgtacaattaagaagtttttttctttttttgggggagaCCTCGGGGCGATGTTCCGGGagacgaagtggaaaaagtTATATATGTCAAATgtatgttcataaaaaaaaaaaaaaaaaagtgataagtcggggggggaaatcaaTTCAGCTGCGCTATTATTACGTGACGGGGTTACAGACACCTGTGTGTGTATTCGCACTGGTGCAAATTAA includes:
- a CDS encoding merozoite surface protein 7 (MSP7), putative (encoded by transcript PVX_082645A), with translation MKGRIVLVSCLLLLCAGPVLGDDDKKDKENEHKEDADKKNNDELKTLKGKLQKIRVQIKDDKLPQKISEEQISVLKKKLEDFKNLKSEHEAKLASEKGDTSAGGEGELGLSDKEFVGQNVKANGDAAGVSGEQGASGGSGQGEAGPSSPADEQDDDNEAVQWGPATEEVVAEAMSDEGPQEQGAEGGPSNPTDDQAEEATPGPSKPASGASGSQGASDSSNDSAEPTSAAAAAAPAGPTAAAASPQVKHVDTLCDELLAGENKKNVLDEGEDHSQYNIFRKQYDKMVLNKTEYNISLKLLDTMLTNGQVEREKKNTLIKTFKKALYDKQYSEKLRNLISGVYAFAKRNNFIDGDKVKEGDYSKLFEYIGCMMNTLEL
- a CDS encoding merozoite surface protein 7 (MSP7), putative (encoded by transcript PVX_082650A), with protein sequence MRKKIVFVCSIFVLLSCSPASSEQLGIQKKKKNLEQDAMHALMKKLESLYKLSATDNGEIFNKEIDALKKQIDQLHQHGGGNEGESLGHLLESEAADDSGKKTIFGVDEDDLDNYDADFIGQSKGKIKGQADTTAVAKPPTGSGAGAHGSHSPPKPSVLVVPGKSGKEDSVATLENGYESIHGEDEPREDSTSHDSPPALPVGRSEGDSSASGGGTEGQQPDPASARGSQASGGRGGGDQTNTTQPAGGQQSSSAARSLQAPHAGDSQLPNAGGDPQSPAAAGHQQPPTSPPANNEGTTVTQESALAATPPKGTADSNDAKIKYLDKLYDEVLTTSDNTSGIHVPDYHSKYNTIRQKYEYSMNPVEYEIVKNLFNVGFKNDGAASSDATPLVDVFKKALADEKFQAEFDNFVHGLYGFAKRHSYLSEARMKDNKLYSDLLKNAISLMSTLQVS